A single genomic interval of Balaenoptera musculus isolate JJ_BM4_2016_0621 chromosome 14, mBalMus1.pri.v3, whole genome shotgun sequence harbors:
- the CMKLR1 gene encoding chemokine-like receptor 1, translated as MEDEDNNTSLTYEYVYSDDFDPIVVLEELSPLEGRVVRIFLVVVYSIICFLGILGNGLVIIIATCKMKKTVNTVWFLNLAIADFLFNVFLPIHITYAAMDYHWVFGTAMCKISNFLLIHNMYTSVFLLTVISFDRCISVLLPVWSQNHRSVRLAYMACMVIWVLAFFLSSPSLVFRDTAHLHGKISCFNNFSLSATSSSSWPTHPQADPVGFGRHVAVTITRFLCGFLMPVLIITACYFTIVYKLRRNRLAKTKKPFKIIVTIIITFFLCWCPYHTLYLLELHHSAMPGSVFSLGVPLATAIAIANSCMNPILYVFVGQDFKKFKVALFSRLVNALSEDTGHSSYPSHRSFTKMSSMNERETSML; from the coding sequence ATGGAGGACGAGGATAACAATACCTCCCTCACCTACGAGTatgtgtactctgatgatttcgACCCCATCGTGGTTTTGGAGGAGTTATCTCCCCTGGAAGGCAGGGTGGTCAGGATCTTCCTGGTGGTGGTCTACAGCATCATCTGTTTCCTCGGGATCCTGGGCAATGGCTTGGTGATCATCATTGCCACATGCAAGATGAAGAAGACGGTGAACACCGTCTGGTTCCTCAACCTGGCCATTGCGGATTTCCTGTTCAACGTCTTCCTCCCAATCCACATCACCTACGCCGCCATGGACTACCACTGGGTGTTCGGGACAGCCATGTGCAAGATCAGCAACTTCCTGCTCATCCACAACATGTACACCAGCGTCTTCCTGCTGACTGTCATCAGCTTCGACCGCTGCATCTCCGTGCTCCTCCCCGTCTGGTCCCAGAACCACCGCAGCGTCCGGCTGGCTTACATGGCCTGCATGGTCATCTGGGTCCTGGCTTTCTTCCTGAGTTCCCCATCCCTCGTCTTTCGGGACACAGCCCATCTGCACGGGAAGATATCCTGCTTTAACAACTTCAGCCTGTCCGCCACCAGCTCTTCCTCGTGGCCCACTCATCCCCAGGCGGACCCTGTGGGCTTTGGCCGGCACGTGGCGGTGACCATCACCCGCTTCCTCTGCGGCTTCCTGATGCCGGTGCTCATCATCACCGCCTGCTACTTCACCATCGTCTACAAGCTGCGGCGCAACCGCCTGGCCAAGACCAAGAAGCCCTTCAAGATCATCGTgaccatcatcatcaccttctTCCTCTGCTGGTGCCCCTACCACACGCTGTACCTTCTGGAGCTCCATCACAGCGCCATGCCTGGCTCCGTCTTCAGCCTGGGTGTGCCCCTGGCCACTGCCATCGCCATTGCCAACAGCTGCATGAATCCCATTCTGTACGTCTTCGTGGGCCAGGACTTCAAGAAGTTCAAGGTGGCCCTCTTCTCCCGTCTGGTCAATGCTCTGAGTGAGGACACAGGCCACTCCTCCTATCCCAGCCACAGAAGTTTCACCAAGATGTCATCCATGAACGAGAGGGAGACCAGCATGCTCTGA